A genomic stretch from Corynebacterium terpenotabidum Y-11 includes:
- a CDS encoding DEAD/DEAH box helicase, giving the protein MSETPDDSTGSPATPGSYGAELLEALRPLARSGTAASTGADTGTDTGTDTTTTTLTHVRTEPARRSTPVDWPTWIDPDLRSYLENEGIQRPWSHQVATADAARAGEDVVVATGTASGKSLGYQLAVTDALIHDRAASCLYLSPTKALAQDQRSAMARLIASSPALRETMVATYDGDTPGEARRVIREDARVIISNPDMVHASILGNHQRWTRLLRTLRFLVVDECHVYRGVFGAHVSLVLRRLLRLAHRAGARPTVILASATTADPAAQAQRLTGRPTLAVTQDGSPRGERTVALWEPGFLADTVGEHGAPVRRAATTEAAAIMARTIAEGARTLTFVRSRRGAEITALACVEDLSSLGRAGDAQRIAAYRAGYTPEARRELERRLDDGDLLGMAATNALELGIDVGGLDVVVSCGFPGTVASFRQQAGRAGRRGQGCLVVMVAADNPLDTYLVHHPADLLDHPVEASVFDPTNPYVLADHVLCAAAEAPLTDDEVRAFGGDVDATAVVRQLSAQGLLRRRPRGICADVDAAAGVHARVNIRGGSGDQVMLVDMSTGVVLGTVDTARAVSEVHDGAVYVHQGESYVVDSLNLSESVAVMHPESPAWFTRAMETTEIRMGTVHRTVEIGGTESAPSGIWLADVAVEVSHQVTGYQRRTSDGEVLQTVPLDVPAQRLRTRAAAYTVDPGVLFDLGIEEPLWPGTLHAAEHAAIGMLPLLATCDRWDIGGVSTVLHGDTGFPTVFVYDGYAGGAGFAEAGVTRFAEWMRMSAEAVESCACESGCPSCVQSPKCGNGNDPLYKHGAAVLLRALAEQAGA; this is encoded by the coding sequence ATGAGCGAGACCCCCGACGACAGTACCGGCAGCCCCGCCACCCCCGGCTCCTACGGCGCTGAACTGCTCGAGGCACTCCGCCCGCTCGCCCGCTCCGGGACCGCCGCCTCCACCGGCGCTGACACCGGCACAGACACCGGCACAGACACCACGACCACCACCCTCACCCACGTCCGCACCGAACCCGCACGCCGCTCCACGCCGGTTGACTGGCCGACCTGGATCGACCCTGACCTGCGCAGTTACCTCGAAAACGAGGGAATCCAACGGCCGTGGTCACACCAGGTCGCCACCGCCGACGCTGCCCGGGCCGGCGAGGATGTCGTCGTCGCGACCGGCACGGCGTCCGGCAAATCCCTCGGCTACCAGCTCGCGGTGACCGATGCGCTGATCCACGACCGCGCGGCGTCCTGCCTGTACCTCTCGCCCACCAAGGCCCTGGCCCAGGACCAGCGCTCGGCAATGGCGCGGCTCATCGCGTCCTCCCCCGCGCTGCGGGAGACGATGGTCGCCACCTACGACGGGGACACGCCCGGTGAGGCGCGCCGCGTCATCCGGGAGGACGCCCGCGTCATCATCTCCAACCCCGACATGGTGCACGCGTCAATCCTCGGCAACCATCAGCGCTGGACCCGCCTGCTGCGCACTCTGCGATTCCTTGTTGTCGACGAATGCCACGTGTACCGGGGAGTGTTCGGGGCACATGTGTCGCTGGTGCTGCGGCGGCTGCTGCGGCTCGCCCACCGGGCCGGGGCACGACCGACTGTGATCCTGGCGAGCGCGACGACAGCAGATCCGGCAGCTCAGGCACAACGACTGACCGGGCGTCCGACCCTCGCGGTGACGCAGGACGGGTCACCGCGGGGCGAGCGGACCGTCGCACTGTGGGAGCCGGGATTCCTGGCGGACACGGTGGGTGAACACGGCGCGCCAGTCCGTCGGGCGGCAACCACGGAAGCGGCGGCGATCATGGCCCGCACCATCGCCGAGGGAGCCCGCACACTGACCTTCGTCCGCTCCCGGCGCGGTGCGGAAATCACCGCCCTGGCCTGCGTAGAGGACCTGTCATCGCTGGGTCGGGCGGGGGACGCCCAACGCATCGCCGCCTACCGCGCCGGCTACACACCCGAGGCCCGGCGCGAGCTGGAACGACGCCTCGACGACGGCGATCTGCTCGGCATGGCAGCAACGAACGCCCTGGAGCTCGGCATCGATGTCGGCGGACTGGATGTGGTCGTCAGCTGCGGATTCCCGGGGACGGTCGCGAGTTTCCGGCAGCAGGCGGGTCGTGCCGGACGCCGCGGTCAGGGCTGTCTTGTCGTCATGGTCGCCGCCGACAACCCGCTGGACACCTACCTCGTGCACCACCCGGCGGATCTGCTGGATCACCCGGTCGAGGCGAGCGTCTTCGACCCGACAAACCCGTATGTCCTGGCCGATCATGTGCTCTGTGCGGCGGCGGAGGCCCCGCTGACCGACGACGAAGTGAGGGCGTTCGGTGGGGACGTGGATGCCACGGCAGTGGTCCGTCAGTTGTCCGCGCAGGGACTACTGCGGCGGCGTCCCCGTGGGATCTGCGCTGATGTCGACGCCGCCGCCGGCGTCCACGCGCGGGTGAACATCCGCGGCGGGTCCGGCGACCAGGTGATGCTCGTCGACATGTCCACCGGGGTGGTCCTCGGCACGGTCGATACGGCACGGGCAGTGTCGGAGGTGCATGACGGGGCGGTCTACGTGCACCAGGGCGAATCGTATGTGGTGGATTCACTGAACCTCTCGGAGTCAGTCGCGGTGATGCACCCGGAGAGTCCGGCGTGGTTCACCCGTGCGATGGAGACCACGGAGATCCGGATGGGGACCGTGCATCGGACGGTGGAGATCGGTGGAACGGAGTCCGCCCCGTCGGGAATTTGGCTGGCCGATGTGGCGGTGGAGGTGTCACACCAGGTGACGGGGTACCAGCGCCGGACCTCGGACGGGGAGGTGCTGCAGACCGTGCCGCTGGATGTGCCGGCGCAACGGCTGCGCACCCGGGCCGCGGCGTACACCGTGGACCCGGGCGTGCTGTTCGATCTGGGCATTGAGGAACCGTTGTGGCCAGGGACACTGCATGCTGCGGAGCATGCGGCGATCGGGATGCTGCCACTGTTGGCCACCTGTGACCGGTGGGATATCGGCGGGGTCTCGACAGTTCTGCACGGGGACACGGGTTTCCCGACGGTTTTCGTCTACGACGGGTACGCCGGTGGCGCGGGGTTCGCCGAGGCCGGAGTTACGCGGTTCGCGGAGTGGATGAGAATGTCGGCGGAGGCGGTGGAATCGTGTGCATGTGAGTCCGGGTGCCCGTCGTGCGTGCAGTCCCCGAAGTGCGGCAACGGGAATGATCCGCTGTACAAGCACGGTGCCGCAGTACTCCTGCGCGCACTGGCGGAGCAGGCCGGGGCATAG